In a single window of the Silurus meridionalis isolate SWU-2019-XX chromosome 8, ASM1480568v1, whole genome shotgun sequence genome:
- the colec11 gene encoding collectin-11 isoform X1: MSGESLGTCVLVILLGLMVLESAYGQHITEEPCSVQILVPGLKGEIGEKGEKGAPGRPGRVGPPGEMGPPGLKGQKGIMGRYGKMGPSGFKGLKGDMGDPGPKGENGDPGLPCECGPLRKMIGEMDNHVAQLTSELKFIKKALPSPAAVAGIKEMDSKVYLLVKEEKRYRDAEIYCQGRGGHLAMPKDSGANRAIAGYITEAGLSRVYIGINDLEHEGHFIYVDRSPMSTFTKWREGEPNNAYEDEDCVELVSSGEWVDVACSLTMYFVCEFDKDPI; the protein is encoded by the exons ATGAGTGGAGAAAGCTTGGGGACATGTGTGCTGGTTATTCTGCTGGGATTAATGGTACTAGAGTCAGCTTATGGTCAGCACATAACAGAGGAGCCCTGCTCTGTTCAAATCCTCGTTCCAGGACTTAAAG GGGAAATAGGGGAGAAGGGGGAGAAAGGGGCGCCTGGGAGACCTGGCAGAGTGGGGCCACCTGGAGAGATGG GACCTCCTGGACTTAAAGGACAAAAAGGTATCATGGGACGCTATGGAAAAATGGGCCCCTCTGGATTTAAAG GTTTAAAAGGTGATATGGGAGATCCAGGTCCCAAAGGTGAAAATGGAGACCCAG GACTCCCCTGTGAGTGCGGTCCCTTGCGAAAGATGATTGGTGAAATGGATAATCACGTGGCGCAGTTAACCAGTGAACTGAAGTTCATTAAAAAAG CACTGCCCTCCCCTGCAGCTGTTGCTGGCATTAAAGAGATGGACAGTAAAGTGTACCTGCTGGTGAAGGAGGAGAAGCGTTACAGAGATGCTGAGATCTACTGCCAAGGCAGAGGTGGACACCTGGCTATGCCTAAAGATTCCGGTGCAAACAGAGCCATTGCTGGCTACATAACAGAAGCTGGCCTTAGCAGAGTGTACATCGGCATCAATGACCTAGAGCACGAGGGACATTTTATTTACGTGGACCGCTCGCCTATGAGCACCTTCACTAAATGGAGGGAAGGAGAGCCCAATAACGCTTATGAAGACGAGGATTGTGTGGAGCTAGTCTCTTCGGGGGAGTGGGTAGATGTGGCCTGCTCTTTAACCATGTACTTCGTGTGCGAGTTTGACAAAGACCCAATCTGA
- the colec11 gene encoding collectin-11 isoform X2: protein MSGESLGTCVLVILLGLMVLESAYGQHITEEPCSVQILVPGLKGEIGEKGEKGAPGRPGRVGPPGEMGPPGLKGQKGIMGRYGKMGPSGFKGLKGDMGDPGPKGENGDPGLPCECGPLRKMIGEMDNHVAQLTSELKFIKKAVAGIKEMDSKVYLLVKEEKRYRDAEIYCQGRGGHLAMPKDSGANRAIAGYITEAGLSRVYIGINDLEHEGHFIYVDRSPMSTFTKWREGEPNNAYEDEDCVELVSSGEWVDVACSLTMYFVCEFDKDPI, encoded by the exons ATGAGTGGAGAAAGCTTGGGGACATGTGTGCTGGTTATTCTGCTGGGATTAATGGTACTAGAGTCAGCTTATGGTCAGCACATAACAGAGGAGCCCTGCTCTGTTCAAATCCTCGTTCCAGGACTTAAAG GGGAAATAGGGGAGAAGGGGGAGAAAGGGGCGCCTGGGAGACCTGGCAGAGTGGGGCCACCTGGAGAGATGG GACCTCCTGGACTTAAAGGACAAAAAGGTATCATGGGACGCTATGGAAAAATGGGCCCCTCTGGATTTAAAG GTTTAAAAGGTGATATGGGAGATCCAGGTCCCAAAGGTGAAAATGGAGACCCAG GACTCCCCTGTGAGTGCGGTCCCTTGCGAAAGATGATTGGTGAAATGGATAATCACGTGGCGCAGTTAACCAGTGAACTGAAGTTCATTAAAAAAG CTGTTGCTGGCATTAAAGAGATGGACAGTAAAGTGTACCTGCTGGTGAAGGAGGAGAAGCGTTACAGAGATGCTGAGATCTACTGCCAAGGCAGAGGTGGACACCTGGCTATGCCTAAAGATTCCGGTGCAAACAGAGCCATTGCTGGCTACATAACAGAAGCTGGCCTTAGCAGAGTGTACATCGGCATCAATGACCTAGAGCACGAGGGACATTTTATTTACGTGGACCGCTCGCCTATGAGCACCTTCACTAAATGGAGGGAAGGAGAGCCCAATAACGCTTATGAAGACGAGGATTGTGTGGAGCTAGTCTCTTCGGGGGAGTGGGTAGATGTGGCCTGCTCTTTAACCATGTACTTCGTGTGCGAGTTTGACAAAGACCCAATCTGA